A segment of the Lolium perenne isolate Kyuss_39 chromosome 3, Kyuss_2.0, whole genome shotgun sequence genome:
CTAGACTTGGGTATCCCAGATCAGAAAATGGTGGCGTTCGACATCGTTCTCCCTCATGGAGGATCATTCTAGGAGCTGATGATGCCTACATGAATCAGGATGGGGTACAACATGTCATCAACTGCATCGACGATGGTTGGTCTCGGCAGTGACGCTCACGGGTCTCAACGACGGACATGTGATGGTAGACGTGTGGAATGCGGTGGTGTTGTCTAGAAACTTCAACACCATGCCTAACATGGGTTATCCTAAGAGCTCTTTCACGGTACCCCTAAAAGAATATGAGTCCTCCATTCACCCAAATCGGATGGATAAGATTACTTGGTACTCCACTAGTTATGTCCTGGAATACTATCATTAAAAGTCATGGACCACCATGATATCAAGGATAAATTGGTTATttgatatttttattttatttgattCAATTAACCCCCAGTCACGAACCGAAATGGTGAGGTATATGCAAGGGGCTGCGCCGGAGAGGCGGTGAATGTCGCACGACATCAGAGTTTCCATGGTGGGTAGGCGCAAGAGATCGATGTACAACCTTAAAGTTCATGGAGTGGATCGTTTGATGGCGGATGGCGAGGACGAGGGACGCCACCTCCCGTTTGTTTGCTTGCATTTGCTAGTAAAGTTAAGAATGCACATCATAGCATGGTCATTGATTTGATCACCGGCAGCGAGAACACCAAGTTCGCATGCATAGAGACCGTAGAGTTGATGGCAGTACGACATGTGTGATTTGGAGGCCAATCTCGTGTTTGCGCAGCTCTCCCTTCACAACCACCTTCATTGTTTCTCGTGCGCGAGCACTCCACAACGTACCTTCTTAGCAGCTCCTCCATGCTGGGGATGGAGGCGTAGGGAACGGCCCCACGGTGTGATGCGAGGAGCATCCGTGGGTACGAATGCACGCATCAAATGGAGGATGTGGTGACGTCAGTTCGACCGAGAGAGAATTAGATCCATAGTAATAACCATAACTGCCCTATATTAGCAGGACCAAAAATACAAAAGAGCCCTCACAAATGAAGGGTTAGATTTGACTCATACTCCTACCCCTCCTACCCCTTTGTAACGAGTGCGAGGGTAATGTAAAACGCTCTATGTGAATCACTGAAGATAGTTTGACGTTACGATAGTGGTAGCGACGTCCAGAGCGTGTGCATATGGTGCATGCCGAGGGTCTATGTTGGACTGAATGCATGATCCCGGCTCGCCATAGGGCGGCTTGTTGATGCATCCAAGTGTAACTTGTGGGTCATTGTTGTGTGTATAGGACGAAAAACAACTTGAACAATTTAGCAGAGAAATAAGAAATTAGGATACAATCTAGATGTAGAGTATGCATGAATGAGGTCGGAGAGGAGAGAATTCCGAATTCCGGTGTCACCCATGAGAGTTACATCTCCCTACAGGGTTGTATACAAACAATACGAATATTTATGTTTTTTTAGAAATGCTTGACTCTAAACTCAGAAACATGCAACCGGAAAGTTCAACATATATAAGTCTAAAATTACGAATACTCGTTTTTACAGGAGTGCCATCCACCATAGATTTTGCTTTGTGATTGGTGAGACTACTTGTCCCATTTTTGAAAAAACTGAAGTATAATTGAAACAAATTTGAACAGTATAAAATGTTTCACGTGAGCAACATATGTGAAATTTTGTAAAACATACAGTTTTACAAGTATCAcactttttttcgaaatgggggaatattgccccagcttctgcatctaagggatgcacatgactttttttattagattattcacaacatcTTATAAGAAGCAATATAAAAGATCAAAACTCGAAGCCATCTCGCTAAACCTACtgtgggatgaagagggtgacagTACACAAATtcacatcatccaaaaaaccaaatgccttcccaggccgcccaatagcagatgagaagcacatccagtcaagcaaatTCTCAACGTACGCCAACACACACGCCACAGAAgctgctaccgccgtcttcctcgactccatcttcaagagaaattatcgcattgaccttgccaggcctgccatcgatgccgccacggcgccagaCGACACCATCATCCTGCGCGCGTCCATCACACTGCGTCCGTCtccgagacaccactgcaccatgccgcgGAGACTCAATGACGCTGACACAGCAAAGaacaccgctccacctcagcaccaccaccacccgttgtctgctccaaaaacgatgcccccaacaggtagaacggcgatgcatgccgtcatcgtccgatccgggagactcgGATCTGgggtttcccctggagcagcccaggcgaagaacgtagactgcagagacaatgccttcaacaaagtAACGATGAATatgcgccgccatcatccgccatgaccgaagtcAGGATCGGTTTTCACCAGCAGCTACGCCTCACCATCGGAAACTAGACGACGGATCAATGGTGAAATTAGGTACAGAAAATCTTGCATAATAGAACTATTTTGATTAATATAAGTGATATGATAGGTCCCTATTTTGAATGTGCCAAAGGAGTTAGACGAGATCCTTTGTCTCCTTTCCTTTTTAATATGGTAGGCAAAGTGTTGAGTAAGGTGGTAGTGTAGGCACAAAGGAATGGTATATTTGCTGGCTTTGTATCTGACTTGATTCTTGATGGTGTAGCAATTTCTGCATTACTCATGATCCTGAAAACGTTTCAACCTTAAGTTgttactttgttttttttttgtgcttATGTGAGGGCCGAAAATTGAAAACAGATATCATTAGGGAAGTTGGGAAAACAGATCGTCCTGAAATAGTGCGTGCCTTAGCTAGCTACTTCTGTCAACGACTATGAGCAAGAAATCATCCATCATTAACTATACTATGTACATACACATCATTTGATTTTATCAGATAAACTAACATCCGTATGGAACTAGCCTCGTGCCAAGCATCCTCAACAACCCCAACTTGTATCTACATATAATTATATACGGAGTAGTACCTCTtagcattttgttgaggacttgaGGAGGAGAAGAGAGCGTCAACATCTAGATCTTGCACGAGTTCGCGCAAAACCACGAGCTCTACATTTTTTAGGAGTCCTGATGTTTGACGCACATTATTGCATATATTTATTACTTCAACTACAATACTGAACATAAAGTAGAGACGCAACTTTACCAAAACACACCCTTAAGATGTACATAACCGTATAGTAGTATAAACATATTGTGTAATATAGTAGTAGCTAGGTTGGATCTTCATTTATTTTTCCGAAATGGGAAAAATATCGTTCCAGCTTTTGCATCCAAagaatgcacacggctttttttatTAAATTATTCACAAAACTTTACAAGAACAATATAAAAGATCAATCTCGAAGCAATCTtactatacctacagtgggatgaagagggtgacaatccaccaactcacatcatccaaaaactAAATGCCTTTCCagaccgcccaatagcaggtgagaagcacatccagtcaagcagactctcaccgcacgccaacgcacacgccacaggagttgctcccgccgtcttcctcaactccatcttcaagagagatcatcgcatgaACCTTGCAAGACCTatcgtcgatgccaccatgacgccagacggctccaccatcctgcacgtatacatcatcccgcatctgtcgtcgataccctgcagcaccatgccactgagactcagcgccaacaaggtggtagatgaacaccactccaccgaaatccgccaacatccagcagctgctccaaaacgatgccccaagaggtataacgacgcagggcgcgccgccattgtctgatccgggagacccggacctagggtttcccccggagcagcacgagtgacaGACCGCATAATgtgacgacgatgccttcaagaaggtagtgGCGCAACAcgtcgccatcatccgccaaacGAGGTtggagcacggttttcaccggcacgCATCCCCAACTCAccgagtgtagtgccaagacgggcaaagatgacgccttcgacaaggtaacaacgtcgaccgccgccgccatcatccaccaagaccgaggtcgaggctcagttttcaccggccgccatgacaccccggactagatcACCATTGGCGGAAACCTGTGTGATATCCCATGATCCCCCACACAGGACTACCAGCCTGGCCGACCACCTCCGACAAAGAagatgaccaccaccaccatgcccggGGCTGCTGCCCCAGGTTTCCTCATGACGCGAGGGATGCCCACGAACGCCTCCCTACCGAGGAGGCAGAGCCACGACAGGCAGATCGACGCCCGCCCCGGCCCAACGAACCTAGATTGGACCCGATCCTCatagccgccgcccgccgcctgcAAATCGACGCCGTAGCCGTCGCCTACCTGCGCCGCCGCATCAAGGAGAGGCCTGGcggacgccgccgccatgcccTCCGGTCGTGGGGGCGAGAGGataggccgccgccgccacgccgcaGGGCTTTGCCCGGCCGCActtccggcgacggcggcggggggggggggggggggggtagggcgCCCTAGGGAGGGAGACGGCGGCGGGGTGGCTGGGCCCCGGCGCGGGGGGAGAGAGGTTAGTGGATCTTCATTACTATACCTAAATAGAATGGGTCCGCTAGATCTTCATTGTTATATCTAAATATACCATAACGAGTAAATTTTCGTAAGTGCGTCTCGGTAAATTACAACATATAGATGGTCATAATTGCATGTAGAAAAATATCCCACGAGAAACTAATTTAAGTTTACATGTCAATTATTAATTGTTCTATAAATGTTAGGCCTGATATGAATATGTCAGTATCCTCCCATCCCTTTCGCGACAAACACACTACTAAGACTTCACTAAATCTGAATCGTTACAAAAAAGAATATTATTGTTTTGCACATCTGGCACAATGTCTTTAATATTGAAGTATAAATCTAGATCGTTCCGGCAGACATAAATTACTTTTTTTAGAGAATACAAATTACTATTATTGTGTGGTTAGTGACAATATGTACATTGAAGATCTGTGACCATGCTTGCCACGAGGTTATACATAATTCAGTCAGCACTCAACACTTGATCGTTTAGATCTTAATCCAACCTACTTGATACGATCTGTTTTAAGGCGTATCACCTTGTTTTAATCCAACCTTACATAATTCAGTACTGCATTTCAAAGTAATCAGGATATATTAAGGCGTACGGCCGTCACATCACTTTAAGGTGTTCCTTAGAAAAGTCCAACAATTATTCGATTATTGGACGGGGCCAAGCTGGTTCACAAACCTTTTGTTAGGGCTTGCCCCTTTTCAGTACTTACGTAACGAAAATAGTAAGTCTTTTACAAACACGGTCAGACAGAAAGAAAGGAATAGGGGAAGTAAGTTTGATAGAGGTActcacaaaaaaaaaagtttAAAATAGCAGGCTATGCTTTTTAGCGGCTTCATTTTGTAGATGCTATGAAAGCTATAGCGTTTTTTCAATAAAGAAGGGAACTTTCACAAAATTTAGGCATCATATATCCAtatcaatgaaagaatatggccAGAAATTCAATAATTAAATTATGGCTTGACAACCACGATATTTTTTTAAACAAGGCAAAAGATTTTTCATTTTGATTGTTAAAGAAGTAGATATAGAGCATTCTCAAACTTGGCCAAACGGCCGAGCCAAAAGCAAACACCTACTCTCGCGGTATTACATtactcaaagcttttgctctctcGCCATACTCCACGTACGAACATCCTCTTTGATCTTTGCTATTACCATAGGAGCCGTGGAAGCGTTGTTTCGGAAAACACGTGCATTTGGTTCCTTCTATATTTCCCATGATATGAACATAGCAAAGAGAAGCCATGGCCTTTCTACCTTGTATATGCTTATGGATCTCCTCCATCCACCAATCTTTGACGTTTCTTCTAGAGTGACAAGCACTTGGGTCAATATCATGAAGCCCGAGTAAATTTTCGTAAGTGCGTTTAGATCTTAATCCAACCTACTTGTGGAAGCGTTGTTTCGGAAAACACGTGCATTTGGTTCCTTCTATATTTCCCATGATATGAACATAGCAAGAGAAGCCATGGCCTTTCTACCTTGTATATGCTTATGGATCTCCTCCATCCACCAATCTTTGACGTTTCTTCTAGAGTGACAAGCACTTGGGTCAATATCATGAAGCCCGAGCCAACTCTTCACACTTGACCAAACTCGAACGGTGAACCAACACTTGAAGAGCAAGTGGGAGGCGGATTCTTGAACTTGGTTGCAAATTTTGCACCTATCACAATTAAGCCATCCTCTCTTTTGAATCACATCCGACGTCCAAACTCTATTTGGATAATCAAGGACGCAGAAGTTTTACATTTAGGGGGAGGCCAAGGTTTCCAAACAAGGGAAGGAAATGGACATCTATTGTGACCCAAGAATTGCATATTGTACGCCGATTTGGGAGAATATCACCTACTATTATTGGGCTTCCTAGAGATGGAATCCAGGGTGTTGGGGTCCAATAATTGCACCGGTTGAAGCATCTCCCAAAGGGTTGCAAATTGCGTGATGTGCTCAAACTTGAGGCCCTCATCGGTTTTAATCTTGGAGATCCAAAAGTTGTCATCCAAAGTCTTGCTAACTGAGCACCTTTTCCTTTtagagatcttgaagatgagaggTGCGATGTCTTAAACAAGTATGATGCTTTTGCAGTCATAAAAGAGACGAGAATGCATCTTACATAGCTAGGTTAATTTTTTTAATTCACATCTTGAAATTTTTGAGCTTGTCGGGCAAAATAACAGTATTTTCTTGTCAAGTTTAACAATTTAGCATGATCTAGCGAGCTATTAGCAGAAGTTTTTATTTATCATTAAACTGCATCAAGTTAGCCAAGGTGCTCTGGTATAGAGATGTTATAGTGCCGAGATAACCCACTATTTAAAACATGGCAAAAAAATCCGTTATAAATGCTCGCCCTAGGGCAAAAAATAAATCCATGCATCAAGTTTCTTAAGCACCTTTCCATCAACAAAATTTAAGTTCACAATCTTTGGAGTTGCAAAAGTCACAGGCATGCCTAAATGCTTCAGATGTAAAGTGCCAACCTAGTAGTTGAATGTTTCAGCACAAAAGCTAGTGATATCATTATCAGCAACCATAGCTAACAGCTCAATTTTCGGCCCTCACATaagcacaaaaaaaaacaaagtaacAACTTAAGGTTGAAACGTTTTCAGGATCATGAGTAATGCAGAAATTGCTACACCATCAAGAATCAAGTCAGATACAAAGCCAGCAAATATACAATTCCTTTGTGCCTACCGTACCACCTTACTCAACACTTTGCCTACCATATTAAAAAGGAAAGGAGACAAAGGATCTCGTCTAACTCCTTTGGCACATTCAAAATAGGGACCTACCATATCACATATATTAATCAAAATAGTTCTATTATGCAAGATTTTCTGTACCTAATTTCACCATTGGTCCGAAAATCCTCTTAATTTGTAGCACTCTGAAAGGAAGTTCCAATTGACCTTGCTATAGGCCTTTTCGAAGTCCAACTTCAAAATGATCCCCACTTCACATGAGTGTGATGGATAAATCTCATGCACAAACAAAGCAAGAAATAGTTGGCAATGGGATCATGCATATAGATATACAAGATCAAGCCAAATAACAGTGGTGATAAATATTCATTTTGCACTAGATTAGTGCAAATTCAATGGGTTTAGATGAACCCAATGCTTGTAGGCCAGATTCGCCCCAGATCTCACAGAAAGACATAATGCCATCCATGAGTTTTTTATAAAGCATTTTCTTGGACACTAAGAAGTTCAGAAGCATGGGGATCATGCCTAatacatactccctccgatcttatttaattgactcggatttaataCAAATTTATAgtcaatttgagtcaattaaaagggaTCGGAGGAAGTGCTACATTCATTTTGATGAATAGGGCGCACACGTATTTCAAgacaaactttgacagaaaatatTAAGCAATAAATCTTGATAATTTTTTATTTAATTAGTATAATTGGGTTCGAATATATTTTTTCTAATGATGTGAATTTTACAccaacaatctttatatatttggagTAATTTTTGGTCGAAGAAAAACCATAGAAAGTGAAGCCGCCTTATTTATTGGAATGGAGGGAATAGTGTTTTAGTGATCCATTTGTATAAGCATTTTAACAAACGGGTGGGATGAAATTATTGTATTTATTTGCTGAACTCAATTTAGGTAAAATAAAACTGTAATGTCATAGTTCAAATGTTGAACAACtaattgacccagataaaatttATGAAACTTGTGCATGATATGAGGCATGATAATACCCCAATATTTTAGAAAAATAAATTCATGGGCATATTATGACCAGAAGCTTTGTTAGGTTTCATGGAACACAAGGCATTTTCAACATCCTACACAGTAAAGGATCTAGTCAGGTCAATATTATCAAAATCATTTAAAAGTTCATGAGCATTAATTCCACAAATCGGCAGAAATAGGGAAAAGATTCCCACGTCCAGGATCAACTAATTCTTTGTAGAAGTCAGTTGCATGTTCAATGAGAATATGAGATTAGATGTACCCTCAATAACTAGCCCATTATGTTGTAAATGGTGCATACCGTGTTACCTCCTTTTCCCATTTGCCAATCTGTGTTAAAAAAAGGCAGTATTAATATCCCCCTTTTCTGCGGGTATTATTATCCCCTTGAAGCAACCATTTTTCATTTAACCTCTAATGCCAATATATCTATTCATCAACATATAAATCTCCATTTAAAAAAAGTCAACATATAATCAAGCAACATAGTTTGAATATCAGACTTTCTCAGAGACTAAGCTTAAGACAGATCCATATAGTTTCCTCCATCACTTCCAGCTGAGCAAGTTCCTCTTGCAAcatagttttttattttatttttattttgtccaAAAAGATTGGAACCACATCCTTTGAATAATTTcttaaatatttttttttttgagaaacacagtacaaacacagacgctcacaaacacgcgcatacactcacccctatgaacgcacacacgcacaccctacccctatgagcacctccggaagactgagccggcggattgtatcttgaaattgacgaagtcaccacaggcgcctcgctgtcgacgggtaaATATTTTAAACTTGATATTACAACAATCAACAGAATCCTGGCTGTGAACATTTTTATCCCATATTTTCTGAACATTAGGCAGTCAGGATCTTGTTGATATTTCGAATATCAAGTTGACCCCGTCCGTCGCCTCACTGAGTCATGCAGATGTTTGGCGCAAAGTCTGTCATAGCGTCACAGAAAATTCCAAGTTCATTCATAGTCACAACACACGAGCTAATATGACGGTGATCTTTGCCCCTATGATTTGTGCAGCGGGGACCCGATGTTCCTGGAGCCCTACTGGATGCGTCATGCGGAAGCCAGCGCGGTGGTTTTCTCCGGGTGGCACCGCATGAGCTACAGAGCCACCGACGGCGTTTTCCAGTCGGTCGAGCTCGAGCGGAGCATCAAGCAGCTGCATAGAGCCGTCGGCAACGCCGTGGCCGACGACAAGCACATTATCTTCGGCACCGGCTCCGTCCAGCTGCTCAGCGCGCTGGTGTACGCCCTGTCCCCGGACAGTAACTCCGGCTCGTCGGCCGGCGTGGTCGCCACCGCGCCGTACTACGCGGTACTGCTTCCGTTCATTATGAAAGCTGTCGCGAAATTATCCAGAATCTAACCGATGATCGTTCAGGCTTACAAATCAAGTACCTTGCTGTTCGATAGCCGAGAGAACCACTGGGAGGGGAACACCGCCGCGTGGGCAAACGCGTCAGCTGGGAACGCCACCAGGAACGAGGACATCATCGAGTTCGTGACGTCTCCCAACAACCCCGACGCCCAGCTCCGCAAGCCTGTCGTCGGCGGCGCGTCGGCGATCGTCGACCACGCCTACTACTGGCCGCACTTCACGCACATCCCGGAGCCCGCCGACGAGGACGTCATGATCTTCACCGTCTCCAAGCTCTCCGGCCATGCCAGTAGCAGATTCGGGTACTCTCAAACGTAGACCAAACTTCATTGACACACTCGGACAAGCATCGGTCTTCACCCAAAATCTATCGTACATTCATGTGCAGATGGGCCCTGATAAGGGACGAGAAGGTGGCCCAGAGGGTTAACAACTACATCCAGCAGAACACCATGGGCGCGTCCCGCGACACCCAGCTCCGGATGCTCGGCATCATCAAGGCCATAGTGGCCAACCTGCACGGCGAGGACGACATCTTCGCCTTCGGCCAGGACGTGATGACGGCAAAATGGCGCAAGCTCAACGCCGTCGTGTCGCGCTCCAGCCGGATCTCGCTGCAGAAGATCCCTCCACAGTACTGCACCTATCTCGGCAAGATCAGAGAGGCATCCCCAGGTTCGGTCTGCTCAAATTAGCATTCACCAGATTTTGGAATCACTCCAGCTATATGGAGAGGGACGACCTTTAATGTGATGTTTAATTTGGTGGGCATGCATGCAGCTTACGCGTGGGTGAAATGCGagagggaggaagacgacgactgcTACGATATGCTGCGCAAGGCAAAGATAATCACACGGCCCGGCGTGTGGAGCGAGGCCAGCAGCCGGTACACGAGGGTAAGCCTCCTCAAGTCGCAGGACGACTTCGACTTACTCCTGGAAAGGATCACGGAGCTTGTCGATGCCGAGAAGGACACCACTGCTGGCTCCAACTCCATGTGATGGCTGATGTCAAGACTCAAGAGTGAGATGTAGAAAATGGGTCAAGAAACTGTCCGTGTATACAGGTGCCAAAAGTACCAGAGATCAAGCCATCCGCTACGAGTGTACTGCTCCCCTGCAAATGTAGATACACAACGTTAGTGGAATGATCAGCTATGCGTTGATTGTTCTTCCTATATGTAAGTAGACAAAAACATTTCATGCTGCTTTGTGTGGAGGATTACTATGCATTGATGTTCTCGGTGTTTGTATGTACACAAGAAAAACATTTCCTTGCTACGTTGTGTGGAAGATTAATGAGCACATACACGGTCAGAAATTGATACGTTAATGTTAGTTTGTGATCATTTGACAACAGCATTCAGGGAatcaaatgcaaaaaaaaaaaaaaaaaaaaaaaaaaaaaaccaaagcattcAGGGAATCAGAGTTGACATTGAAGGCAGGCGCAgaggaaaataaaaagaaaaatgcGCATCCAGGGAATCGAACCCTGGTCAGTACCGTGGGAGGGTACTATGATACCACTACACCAGATGCGCTTCGTGTTTATCTGGAAAACATAATTCAATATGTTCTCTAAAGATAGTAAAATATCTATGCATCCaccggaggaaccggatgaacacTTCGGAACTACAGGAAATATTGTTCTCACTAAACATCATCTTCTGGAAGGACTAGGCATACAACGTGCTGCGATTCTGCGAACACGTCAAGTAGTAATATAAACCAGAACAGGGGAGATGAACACACATATTCTAGCGAAAAAAAACCATACAGGATGACATAATCATCCATTCGTATTCTGCATCACTCGTACAGAGATGATCGACCCGAGTCCATCGATCACAATTCTAAAGCACCCATACGAGATCGATCCTAAATTGGAGGAAGCCCATATTGTGCTACTAGCTAAGAGCGCGCGTGGTAGTTCAGAGCTTGTCGACCTTGTCGTTCCTGACGACGGGGTTGGCCTGGGAgatggcggcgcggccggcgGCCCTGTAGTCGTAGCCGCAGTCGTGCCTGTCCGAGTAGCGGTGCTCGCCGCAGAACACGCCGCCGCACCGGCACTCGAACCCCATCAGCCCCACCTTCCTCCCGCACGCCGCGCACCTGCTCCTGCTCTTGGTCTCTGCCCCTCGCTCATCTCGCTCCTTGGACGCCGCTGCCGGCGCTTCGGCCTCCGCAGACGCCTGCAGCTGGGCCTCGGCCCGGCGGAGACTGTCGCGGAAGCACTTGGAGCAGATGCCGCTGGTATCCGGGGAGCCGAAGAAGCCGCAACCGTTGGCGCATGGTAGCGGCGCCGCTGGCTCCTGCGGCCGGTGATGATCGGGGCTGTCCTGGTTCTTGCTCCTTTGCTCCATCGTTAATCCGACATATCAACGCAGAGTGTCGACGCTCGATGTGGTAGTTGAGAATTCGAGGGCGGCGAGATGTGGGGGAGGAGGGATGGCACCGACGCAACTTGGTGCGGGAGGCTTCCGGAAGGTCGATCAGACCAGTAATATCAGTGTGTGACGGACGTCGTCGTACTGTCGTTTTCTTTCAGTAGCGGTGGTGATGGAGCTACGTGATTTACGCGGGAATTCAACTGCGGCCGGGAGGATTCTGTTGTTGAACGGTTATGCGCAGTGCAGGACTGCAGGTAATGGGGTAAATTTCTCTGTAATAGCACCGCGGTTCAGCCTCGGACATACTGACCATCTGGGGTTTAAACGGACGGATTGAATCGGATTTTGCACATACGTATTTTTCACCACATATTTTTTCTCGAATTTAGATTGAAGCGAATATTGATCGGTTTTGAATTCGAATGTGGATATATCGAACTGCGAATTTGAATCGGAAATGGGGCGGATACGGACCGGAAAAAAATACAGGTATTTGTTCACATCGGTACATAATTAtagtttttgcaaatcttgaAAGAGATTTAAACTTTCAATGTTGTGTAGTTGAGAAAAAAGAGACAATGCACTAAAACTCAAGCATTGATAGAAATTTAGAGTTAAAAATACTCGCCAAATGAATTTGGTAACTCAATAACTACTAACCTTGCAAGAGTGATCTTGGATTTTGACTCATAAATCAGATTATCCGGTTAAAAGCCTTCAAATTATGCTAATTAAATTTTCCATAATCTATTTCCGCATGCTATTTGCTACATCATATCCTATATTGTATCTGGAGCACCACTTTAGAATCGGATATCTTTATCCACCGGATTCTTTAGAATTGGATATGGTTATCTTAAATGGATTCGGTGCCGATTACGGTGCAGAAATTATACTATTCGTTTACACCCCTACTGATTTTCCCTAGGACTCATCCAGGGTCGGGCAAAACTGGAGTCGCTGTTTAGctacttttatttttgtttaaatTGCTAGTTAAATACCCATGCATTGCCTCGGTTCTTTTTTTGTTAGCACGTGTAAACGTAAAATG
Coding sequences within it:
- the LOC127343610 gene encoding zinc finger A20 and AN1 domain-containing stress-associated protein 2 is translated as MEQRSKNQDSPDHHRPQEPAAPLPCANGCGFFGSPDTSGICSKCFRDSLRRAEAQLQASAEAEAPAAASKERDERGAETKSRSRCAACGRKVGLMGFECRCGGVFCGEHRYSDRHDCGYDYRAAGRAAISQANPVVRNDKVDKL
- the LOC127343609 gene encoding tryptophan aminotransferase-related protein 4; its protein translation is MEPASRTPGVLGLQVLLCSSLLLNALLVAHHFLSALPAPLELLGAASNGGGSLSWSLQAASDAESVAATGCSGHGRVFLDGIVGEDGRPGCECNTCFQGPDCSVRTADCTVDADSGDPMFLEPYWMRHAEASAVVFSGWHRMSYRATDGVFQSVELERSIKQLHRAVGNAVADDKHIIFGTGSVQLLSALVYALSPDSNSGSSAGVVATAPYYAAYKSSTLLFDSRENHWEGNTAAWANASAGNATRNEDIIEFVTSPNNPDAQLRKPVVGGASAIVDHAYYWPHFTHIPEPADEDVMIFTVSKLSGHASSRFGWALIRDEKVAQRVNNYIQQNTMGASRDTQLRMLGIIKAIVANLHGEDDIFAFGQDVMTAKWRKLNAVVSRSSRISLQKIPPQYCTYLGKIREASPAYAWVKCEREEDDDCYDMLRKAKIITRPGVWSEASSRYTRVSLLKSQDDFDLLLERITELVDAEKDTTAGSNSM